A window from Synechococcus sp. RSCCF101 encodes these proteins:
- a CDS encoding amidohydrolase, translated as MTVAPAGCDGLLRQQLEAALPDLIGLRRHLHAHPELSGDEHQTAALVAGELRHMGWHVREGVGRTGVVAELGPAGAPLVALRVDMDALPIEERTDLPYASTRQGVMHACGHDLHTTIGLGVARLLSHRQGDLTCRVRLLFQPAEELATGAGWMRADGAMDGVEALFGVHVFPSLPVGSIGVRSGSLTAAAGELEVEVIGEGGHGARPHQSTDAIWIAARVVSGLQEAISRRLDALQPVVVSFGRIEGGKAFNVIADHVRLLGTVRCLDTRQHDQLPDWIRRTVVSLCQGYGGDARVRYRPIAPPVHNDPALTDLLAGVARERIGVDQVLQLEQPSLGAEDFAELLRDTPGTMFRLGVAGPEGCAPLHNCAFKPHEDCLAIGIEVLSLTLLRWMERRGSRV; from the coding sequence ATGACCGTGGCCCCTGCCGGCTGCGACGGTCTCCTGCGGCAACAGCTCGAGGCCGCCCTGCCCGATCTGATCGGGCTGCGCCGCCACCTGCATGCCCACCCCGAGCTCAGCGGCGATGAGCACCAGACCGCCGCCCTGGTGGCCGGTGAGCTCCGTCACATGGGCTGGCACGTGCGCGAGGGCGTCGGACGCACCGGTGTGGTGGCGGAACTGGGCCCGGCCGGGGCGCCGCTGGTGGCCCTGAGGGTCGACATGGACGCCCTGCCGATCGAGGAGCGCACCGACCTGCCCTATGCCTCCACCCGCCAGGGGGTGATGCATGCCTGCGGCCACGACCTGCACACCACCATCGGTCTGGGGGTGGCCCGGCTGCTGAGCCATCGGCAAGGCGACCTCACCTGCCGCGTGAGGCTGTTGTTCCAGCCGGCCGAGGAGCTCGCCACCGGTGCCGGCTGGATGCGGGCCGATGGCGCGATGGACGGCGTGGAGGCCCTCTTCGGGGTGCACGTCTTCCCCTCCCTGCCGGTCGGCAGCATCGGCGTGCGCTCCGGCAGCCTCACCGCCGCGGCCGGGGAGCTGGAGGTCGAGGTCATCGGCGAGGGGGGCCATGGAGCCCGGCCCCACCAGTCCACCGATGCCATCTGGATCGCCGCCCGGGTGGTGAGCGGCCTGCAGGAGGCGATCAGCCGGCGCCTGGACGCGCTCCAGCCCGTGGTGGTGAGCTTCGGGCGGATCGAGGGGGGCAAGGCCTTCAACGTGATCGCTGATCACGTCCGTCTTCTGGGCACCGTCCGCTGTCTGGACACGCGCCAGCACGATCAGCTGCCGGACTGGATCCGCCGGACCGTGGTCTCCCTCTGCCAGGGCTACGGCGGCGATGCGCGGGTGCGCTACCGGCCGATCGCGCCGCCGGTGCACAACGATCCGGCCCTCACCGACCTGCTCGCCGGCGTGGCCCGTGAGCGGATCGGCGTGGATCAGGTGCTGCAGCTCGAGCAGCCCTCGCTGGGGGCGGAGGATTTCGCCGAGCTGCTGCGGGACACCCCGGGCACCATGTTCCGTCTGGGTGTGGCCGGCCCGGAGGGCTGCGCCCCCCTGCACAACTGCGCCTTCAAACCCCACGAAGACTGCCTGGCGATCGGCATCGAGGTGCTGAGCCTGACCCTGCTGCGCTGGATGGAGCGGCGCGGCTCCCGGGTGTGA
- a CDS encoding mannose-1-phosphate guanylyltransferase/mannose-6-phosphate isomerase, with translation MSPASPALVPVILCGGTGTRLWPLSRASYPKQYWPLAAEGDRTLLQQTQARLEGLPDLAAPLLICNEDHRFIVAEQMRQIGVRPGGILLEPMGRNTAPAVAVAALQATAHGEDPLLLVLAADHLIRDGAAFRETVRAGIPAALEGRLVTFGIVPTAPETGYGYIEAAESPAGTDGEAPPAAVPIARFVEKPDRATAERFLQEGRFTWNSGMFLFRASAILAELERLAPDVVSSCRSAIEHDSADLEFLRLEAGAFAACPSVAIDVAVMEKTRLGSVLPLRAGWSDVGSWSALWDTADRDAEGNVIRGRVISEGSRNCYLRSENRLVVGLGVEDLIVVETDDAVLIAHRDRAQQVKSVVQRLEADGSPEGKAHRRIYRPWGYYDGVVDGERWQVKKIQVKPGAALSLQMHHHRAEHWVVVKGTALVERDGSDELVCENQSTYIPLGCRHRLVNPGRIPVEMIEVQSGAYLGEDDIVRFEDRYGRTDAVDPGPAVTPR, from the coding sequence ATGAGCCCTGCCTCGCCTGCCCTGGTTCCCGTGATTCTGTGCGGGGGGACCGGCACGCGGCTCTGGCCGCTCTCACGCGCCAGCTACCCCAAGCAGTACTGGCCCCTGGCCGCCGAGGGTGATCGCACCCTGCTGCAGCAGACCCAGGCCCGCCTGGAGGGGCTGCCGGATCTGGCGGCACCGCTGCTGATCTGCAACGAGGACCACCGCTTCATCGTGGCCGAGCAGATGCGGCAGATCGGCGTGCGCCCGGGCGGCATCCTGCTGGAGCCCATGGGGCGCAACACCGCACCGGCTGTGGCGGTGGCGGCCCTGCAGGCCACCGCTCACGGGGAGGACCCGCTGCTGCTGGTGCTGGCCGCCGACCACCTGATCCGCGATGGCGCCGCCTTCCGCGAGACCGTCCGTGCCGGGATTCCGGCGGCACTGGAGGGCCGCCTGGTGACCTTCGGCATCGTGCCCACCGCGCCGGAGACCGGCTACGGCTACATCGAGGCGGCCGAGAGCCCGGCGGGAACGGACGGGGAGGCACCGCCCGCGGCGGTGCCGATCGCCCGGTTCGTGGAGAAACCCGACCGCGCCACCGCCGAGCGCTTTCTGCAGGAAGGTCGCTTCACCTGGAACAGCGGCATGTTCCTGTTCCGGGCCAGCGCGATCCTGGCAGAACTGGAACGGCTGGCGCCCGATGTGGTGAGCAGCTGCCGCTCGGCGATCGAGCACGACAGCGCCGATCTGGAGTTTCTGCGGCTGGAGGCCGGAGCCTTCGCCGCCTGCCCCAGCGTGGCGATCGATGTGGCGGTGATGGAGAAGACGCGCCTTGGATCGGTGCTGCCCCTGCGGGCCGGCTGGAGCGATGTGGGCAGCTGGAGCGCCCTCTGGGACACGGCGGACCGGGACGCGGAAGGCAATGTGATCCGCGGCCGGGTGATCAGTGAGGGCAGTCGCAACTGCTATCTGCGCAGCGAGAACCGGCTGGTGGTGGGCCTAGGGGTGGAGGACCTGATCGTGGTGGAGACCGACGATGCGGTGCTGATCGCCCACCGCGACCGGGCCCAGCAGGTGAAATCGGTGGTGCAGCGGCTGGAGGCCGACGGCAGCCCGGAAGGCAAGGCGCACCGCCGCATCTACCGCCCCTGGGGCTACTACGACGGGGTGGTGGACGGAGAGCGCTGGCAGGTCAAGAAGATCCAGGTCAAGCCGGGCGCGGCCCTGTCCCTGCAGATGCACCACCACCGGGCCGAACACTGGGTCGTGGTGAAGGGCACGGCCCTGGTGGAGCGCGACGGCAGCGACGAACTGGTCTGCGAGAACCAGAGCACTTACATCCCGCTGGGCTGCCGGCACCGCCTGGTGAACCCGGGCCGCATCCCCGTGGAGATGATTGAGGTGCAGAGCGGCGCCTACCTCGGTGAGGACGACATCGTCCGCTTCGAGGACCGCTACGGACGCACGGACGCGGTCGATCCCGGCCCGGCCGTCACTCCACGGTGA
- a CDS encoding DUF3188 domain-containing protein yields MIRTLLGLAAPLLVLIALLGMAQRQGRDRLQAVPALLIGTGLTASLALQRRRRRAALLQALRSEGCER; encoded by the coding sequence GTGATCCGCACCCTGCTGGGGCTGGCAGCGCCGCTGCTCGTGCTGATCGCCCTGCTGGGGATGGCCCAGCGTCAGGGGCGCGATCGCCTGCAGGCCGTTCCGGCGCTCCTGATCGGCACCGGACTCACCGCCAGCCTGGCCCTGCAGCGGCGGCGGAGGCGGGCCGCCCTGTTGCAGGCTCTACGGTCGGAGGGATGTGAGCGCTGA
- the glmS gene encoding glutamine--fructose-6-phosphate transaminase (isomerizing): MCGIVAVIGSREAAPLLLEGLRQLEYRGYDSAGLATVRRGDEGGGQLQCLRSKGKLNNLTARFEREGAAGHCGIGHTRWATHGKPEEHNAHPHLDQAGHVAVVQNGIIENHRALRDELEAEGVAFRSETDTEVIPHLIARALRRWRESHPAASADGATLLQAVRSVLPLLEGAYALAVIWSELPSGLVVARRQAPLLIGLGEGEFLCASDTPALAGVTRTILPMDDGEVALLTPLGIELYDSGGARLQRAPTLLSGADHVADKRSFRHFMLKEIHEQPETCALWVARHLPGPGASPAGGGPGPLVALPLDPGLFEGVERVQILACGTSRHAAMVGAHLLEALAGLPTAVFHASEFRYAPPPLERHTLTIGVTQSGETADTLAALAMEAERRAAHPDPAQAARLLGITNRAESSLARQVPHLLDIGAGIEVGVAATKTFLGQLLSFYALALHLAERRGSVPRQRLEQLSEGLRALPDRLTALVRDHDRRCEDLAHLFAETRDVIFLGRGINYPIALEGALKLKEISYIHAEGYPAGEMKHGPIALLDSHVPVVSIAMPGRVFDKVLSNAQEAKARDARLIGVAPEGPDTALFDVLLPVPEVDELLSPLLSVIPMQLLSYHIAAHRGLDVDQPRNLAKSVTVE; encoded by the coding sequence ATGTGCGGCATCGTTGCGGTGATCGGCAGCCGTGAGGCCGCTCCGCTGCTGCTCGAGGGCCTGCGGCAGCTGGAGTATCGCGGGTACGACTCCGCCGGCCTCGCCACCGTGCGTCGGGGCGATGAGGGGGGCGGCCAGCTGCAGTGCCTGCGCAGCAAGGGCAAGCTCAACAACCTCACTGCCCGCTTCGAGCGGGAGGGGGCTGCCGGCCACTGCGGCATCGGCCACACCCGCTGGGCCACCCACGGCAAGCCCGAGGAGCACAACGCCCACCCGCACCTGGACCAGGCCGGACATGTGGCGGTGGTCCAGAACGGCATCATCGAGAACCACCGGGCCCTTCGCGATGAGCTTGAGGCCGAGGGGGTGGCGTTCCGCTCCGAGACCGACACGGAGGTCATCCCCCATCTGATCGCACGTGCCCTGCGGCGCTGGCGGGAGTCCCATCCGGCCGCCAGCGCCGATGGCGCCACCCTTCTTCAGGCCGTTCGCTCGGTGCTTCCCCTGCTGGAGGGGGCCTACGCCCTGGCGGTGATCTGGTCCGAGCTGCCGTCCGGGCTGGTGGTGGCGCGCCGTCAGGCGCCGCTGCTGATCGGGCTGGGCGAGGGGGAGTTCCTCTGCGCAAGCGACACCCCGGCCCTGGCGGGCGTCACCCGCACGATCCTGCCGATGGATGACGGGGAGGTGGCCCTGCTCACGCCCCTGGGCATCGAGCTGTACGACAGCGGTGGTGCGCGCCTGCAGCGGGCCCCGACGCTCCTGAGCGGCGCGGATCACGTGGCGGACAAGCGCAGCTTCCGCCACTTCATGCTCAAGGAAATCCACGAGCAACCTGAAACCTGCGCCCTCTGGGTCGCCCGCCACCTGCCGGGGCCCGGAGCCAGCCCGGCCGGTGGCGGGCCGGGGCCTCTGGTGGCCCTGCCGCTGGATCCCGGACTGTTCGAGGGGGTGGAGCGGGTCCAGATCCTGGCCTGCGGCACCAGCCGCCACGCGGCGATGGTGGGCGCTCACCTGCTGGAGGCTCTGGCGGGGCTGCCCACGGCGGTGTTCCACGCCAGTGAATTCCGCTATGCCCCCCCGCCCCTGGAGCGCCACACCCTCACCATCGGTGTCACCCAGTCCGGCGAGACGGCCGACACCCTGGCCGCCCTGGCGATGGAGGCCGAGCGCCGGGCGGCCCATCCCGACCCCGCCCAGGCAGCCCGCCTGCTGGGCATCACCAACCGGGCCGAGAGCTCGCTGGCACGCCAGGTGCCCCACCTGCTCGACATCGGTGCCGGCATCGAGGTGGGTGTGGCCGCCACCAAGACCTTCCTCGGCCAGCTGCTCAGCTTCTACGCGCTGGCACTCCATCTGGCGGAACGACGCGGCAGCGTCCCCCGCCAGCGCCTGGAACAGCTGAGCGAGGGACTCCGGGCGCTGCCCGATCGCCTCACCGCGCTGGTGCGGGATCACGACCGGCGCTGTGAGGACCTGGCCCATCTGTTCGCCGAGACCCGCGATGTGATCTTTCTCGGCCGCGGCATCAACTACCCGATCGCCCTGGAGGGAGCCCTGAAGCTCAAGGAGATCAGCTACATCCACGCCGAGGGGTATCCGGCCGGTGAGATGAAGCACGGGCCCATCGCCCTGCTCGATTCCCACGTGCCCGTGGTGTCGATCGCCATGCCCGGCCGGGTCTTCGACAAGGTGCTCTCCAACGCGCAGGAGGCCAAGGCCCGGGATGCCCGCCTGATCGGCGTGGCGCCGGAGGGGCCGGACACCGCCCTCTTCGATGTGCTGCTGCCGGTGCCGGAGGTGGATGAGCTGCTCAGTCCGCTGCTCAGCGTGATTCCGATGCAGCTGCTCAGCTACCACATTGCCGCCCACCGGGGCCTGGACGTGGATCAGCCCCGCAATCTCGCCAAGAGCGTCACCGTGGAGTGA
- the psaC gene encoding photosystem I iron-sulfur center protein PsaC yields the protein MSHSVKIYDTCIGCTQCVRACPLDVLEMVPWDGCKAGQIASSPRTEDCVGCKRCETACPTDFLSIRVYLGDETTRSMGLAY from the coding sequence ATGTCCCACTCCGTCAAGATCTACGACACCTGCATCGGCTGCACCCAGTGCGTGCGGGCCTGCCCCCTCGACGTGCTCGAGATGGTGCCCTGGGATGGCTGCAAAGCCGGCCAGATCGCCTCCTCCCCCCGCACCGAGGACTGCGTCGGCTGCAAGCGCTGCGAGACCGCCTGCCCCACCGACTTCCTCAGCATCCGGGTCTATCTGGGTGACGAGACCACCCGCAGCATGGGTCTGGCCTACTGA
- the tkt gene encoding transketolase: MVAAPASLDTLCVNSIRFLAVDAVNKAKSGHPGLPMGAAPMAFALWDRFLHHNPANPRWFNRDRFVLSAGHGCMLQYALMHLTGYASVGLDDLKQFRQWGSRTPGHPETFETAGVEVTTGPLGAGISNAVGLAIAEAHLAAKFNRPGSTLVDHYTYVVMGDGCNQEGVASEACSLAGHLKLGKLIALYDDNHITIDGDTGVSFTEDVLKRYEAYGWHVQHVADGNTDVDAVARAIEAAKAVTDKPSIIKVTTTIGYGSPNKSNTAGVHGAPLGEEEATLTRQQLGWEYGPFEVPQEAYDHFRKALDRGASLEAEWNQTLAAYRTSHPAEAAEFERMLRGELPEGWDSALPAYTPDDKGLATRKHSQICLGALGPNLPELIGGSADLTHSNYTDIKGETGSFQPETPEKRYLHFGVREHAMAAILNGIAYHGSGLIPYGGTFLVFADYMRGSMRLSALSELGVIYVLTHDSIGVGEDGPTHQPVETIPSLRAMPNMLVIRPGDGNETSGAYQVAVSNRRRPTVLCLSRQAMANQANSSAAQVAKGGYVLEDCDGTPELILIGTGSELDLCVQAAAQLSSEGRRVRVVSMPCMELFEEQSAEYRESVLPAAVRARVAVEAAEAFGWHKYVGLDGATVTMDRFGASAPGGTCMEQFGFTVENVLAKARTVLG, from the coding sequence ATGGTTGCCGCTCCCGCTTCGCTCGACACCCTCTGCGTCAACAGCATCCGCTTCCTCGCCGTGGACGCGGTGAACAAGGCCAAGAGCGGCCACCCGGGCCTGCCGATGGGGGCTGCACCCATGGCCTTCGCGCTCTGGGACCGCTTCCTGCACCACAACCCGGCCAACCCGCGCTGGTTCAACCGCGACCGCTTCGTGCTCTCCGCCGGTCACGGCTGCATGCTGCAGTACGCCCTGATGCACCTCACCGGTTATGCCTCGGTGGGTCTCGACGACCTGAAGCAGTTCCGCCAGTGGGGCTCCCGCACCCCCGGCCACCCCGAGACCTTCGAGACCGCCGGCGTTGAGGTGACCACCGGCCCCCTGGGTGCGGGCATCTCCAACGCGGTGGGTCTGGCGATCGCCGAGGCGCATCTGGCGGCGAAGTTCAACCGCCCCGGCAGCACCCTGGTGGATCACTACACCTATGTGGTGATGGGTGACGGCTGCAACCAGGAGGGCGTCGCCTCCGAGGCCTGCTCCCTGGCCGGCCATCTGAAGCTCGGCAAGCTGATCGCCCTGTACGACGACAACCACATCACCATCGACGGCGACACCGGCGTGTCCTTCACCGAGGACGTGCTCAAGCGCTACGAGGCCTATGGCTGGCACGTGCAGCACGTGGCGGACGGCAACACCGATGTGGACGCCGTGGCCCGGGCGATCGAAGCGGCCAAGGCCGTGACCGACAAGCCCTCGATCATCAAGGTCACCACGACCATCGGCTACGGCTCCCCCAACAAAAGCAACACCGCCGGTGTGCACGGCGCCCCGCTCGGCGAGGAGGAGGCCACCCTCACCCGCCAGCAGCTCGGCTGGGAGTACGGCCCCTTCGAAGTGCCCCAGGAGGCCTACGACCACTTCCGCAAGGCCCTCGACCGCGGCGCCAGCCTCGAAGCGGAATGGAACCAGACCCTGGCGGCCTACCGCACGAGTCATCCGGCCGAAGCGGCTGAATTCGAGCGGATGCTGCGCGGCGAACTGCCCGAGGGCTGGGATTCCGCCCTCCCCGCCTACACCCCCGACGACAAGGGTCTGGCCACCCGCAAGCACTCCCAGATCTGCCTGGGAGCCCTGGGCCCGAACCTGCCGGAACTGATCGGCGGCTCCGCCGACCTGACCCACTCCAACTACACCGACATCAAGGGCGAGACGGGGTCCTTCCAGCCCGAAACGCCCGAGAAGCGCTACCTGCACTTCGGCGTGCGCGAGCACGCGATGGCCGCCATCCTCAACGGCATCGCTTATCACGGCAGTGGCCTGATCCCCTACGGCGGCACCTTCCTGGTCTTCGCGGACTACATGCGCGGCTCGATGCGGCTCTCCGCCCTGAGTGAACTGGGTGTGATCTACGTGCTCACCCACGACTCCATCGGCGTCGGGGAAGACGGGCCGACCCACCAGCCGGTCGAGACGATCCCGTCCCTGCGGGCCATGCCCAACATGCTCGTGATCCGCCCGGGCGACGGCAACGAGACCAGTGGCGCCTACCAGGTGGCGGTGAGCAACCGCCGCCGCCCGACCGTGCTCTGCCTCAGCCGCCAGGCCATGGCCAACCAGGCCAACTCCTCGGCCGCTCAGGTGGCCAAGGGCGGTTACGTGCTGGAGGACTGCGACGGCACACCGGAACTGATCCTGATCGGCACCGGCAGCGAACTCGACCTCTGCGTCCAGGCCGCGGCCCAGCTGAGCTCGGAAGGCCGCCGGGTGCGGGTCGTCTCCATGCCCTGCATGGAACTGTTCGAGGAGCAGAGCGCCGAGTACCGCGAGTCGGTGCTTCCCGCCGCGGTCCGCGCCCGGGTTGCAGTGGAGGCGGCCGAAGCCTTCGGCTGGCACAAGTATGTGGGCCTCGATGGCGCCACCGTGACCATGGACCGCTTCGGTGCCTCGGCGCCCGGTGGCACCTGCATGGAGCAATTCGGCTTCACGGTGGAGAACGTTCTCGCCAAGGCCAGAACCGTTCTGGGCTGA
- a CDS encoding HEAT repeat domain-containing protein has protein sequence MEPDLQVLKEAIGSGDPSRAMPALARLREVPDEQAVPLLLLGLEQQQFLVRSLSCAGLGVKRSEEGWSALERTVSADEDPNVRAEAANALVSYGVVRSWPVLVASFRADSAWLVRCSILSALAEQEEMRPEWLHELAGLAVADGDGTVRVGGAEVLGRLVREGGEPAAAAREQLRALQQDSDHRVVAAALNGLQP, from the coding sequence ATGGAACCGGATCTGCAGGTCCTGAAGGAGGCGATCGGTTCGGGGGATCCATCCCGGGCTATGCCGGCTCTGGCCCGGCTGCGGGAGGTCCCCGATGAGCAGGCGGTGCCCCTCCTGCTGCTCGGATTGGAACAGCAGCAGTTCCTCGTGCGCTCCCTCAGCTGCGCCGGGCTGGGCGTGAAACGCAGCGAGGAGGGCTGGTCGGCCCTGGAGCGCACGGTGAGTGCGGACGAAGACCCCAATGTGCGGGCCGAGGCGGCCAACGCTCTGGTGAGCTACGGGGTGGTGCGGTCCTGGCCGGTGCTGGTGGCCAGCTTCCGGGCCGACAGCGCCTGGCTGGTGCGCTGCAGCATCCTCTCGGCCCTGGCGGAGCAGGAGGAGATGCGGCCGGAATGGCTGCACGAGCTGGCCGGCCTCGCCGTCGCCGATGGCGACGGCACGGTGCGGGTGGGCGGAGCCGAGGTGCTCGGCCGGCTGGTGCGGGAGGGCGGCGAGCCGGCCGCAGCGGCCCGTGAGCAGCTGCGGGCCCTGCAGCAGGACAGCGATCATCGCGTGGTGGCGGCGGCGCTGAACGGGTTGCAGCCCTGA
- the thiC gene encoding phosphomethylpyrimidine synthase ThiC: protein MRRAWIESRRGHANVSQMHYARQGLVTEEMSHVARRESLPESLVMEEVARGRLIIPANINHPNLEPMAIGIASRCKVNANIGASPNASDVSQEVEKLQLAVKYGADTVMDLSTGGVNLDEVRTAIIQASPVPIGTVPVYQALESVHGSIERLDEDDFLHIIEKHCQQGVDYQTIHAGLLIEHLPLVKGRLTGIVSRGGGILAQWMLHHHRQNPLYTRFEDICEIFKRYDCTFSLGDSLRPGCQHDASDAAQLAELKTLGELTRRAWRHDVQVMVEGPGHVPMDQIEFNVRKQMEECSEAPFYVLGPLVTDIAPGYDHITSAIGAALAGWHGTAMLCYVTPKEHLGLPNAEDVREGLIAYKIAAHAADIARHRPGARDRDDELSRARYAFDWNRQFELSLDPERARQYHDETLPADIYKQAEFCSMCGPKHCPMQTKITDADIEALETVLKPQGAQELATVKMDKLD from the coding sequence ATGCGTCGCGCCTGGATTGAGTCACGCCGCGGACACGCCAACGTGTCCCAGATGCACTATGCCCGCCAGGGGCTGGTCACCGAGGAGATGTCCCATGTGGCGCGGCGGGAGTCGCTGCCCGAATCGCTGGTGATGGAGGAGGTGGCGCGCGGACGCCTGATCATCCCGGCGAACATCAATCACCCCAACCTGGAGCCGATGGCGATCGGCATCGCCTCCCGCTGCAAGGTGAACGCCAACATCGGCGCGTCCCCCAACGCCTCCGATGTGAGCCAGGAGGTGGAGAAGCTTCAGCTGGCGGTGAAGTACGGCGCCGACACCGTGATGGATCTCTCCACCGGTGGCGTGAACCTGGATGAGGTGCGCACCGCGATCATCCAGGCCTCACCGGTGCCCATCGGCACGGTGCCGGTGTACCAGGCCCTGGAAAGCGTGCACGGTTCGATCGAGCGCCTCGATGAGGACGATTTCCTCCACATCATCGAGAAGCACTGCCAGCAGGGCGTCGACTACCAGACCATCCACGCCGGCCTGCTGATCGAGCACCTGCCGCTGGTGAAGGGCCGCCTCACCGGCATCGTCAGCCGCGGCGGCGGCATCCTGGCCCAGTGGATGCTGCACCATCACCGCCAGAACCCCCTCTACACGCGCTTCGAGGACATCTGCGAGATCTTCAAGCGCTACGACTGCACCTTCTCGCTGGGCGACTCCCTGCGACCCGGCTGTCAGCACGACGCCTCCGATGCGGCTCAGCTGGCCGAACTGAAGACCTTGGGCGAACTCACCCGCCGCGCCTGGAGGCATGACGTGCAGGTGATGGTGGAGGGTCCGGGCCATGTGCCCATGGACCAGATCGAGTTCAACGTGCGCAAGCAGATGGAGGAGTGCAGCGAGGCGCCCTTCTACGTGCTCGGTCCTCTCGTCACCGACATCGCGCCGGGCTACGACCACATCACCAGTGCCATCGGCGCGGCACTGGCGGGCTGGCATGGCACGGCCATGCTCTGCTATGTGACCCCCAAGGAGCACCTGGGCCTTCCGAACGCGGAGGACGTGCGCGAGGGATTGATCGCCTACAAGATCGCTGCCCACGCGGCTGACATCGCCCGCCACCGGCCGGGAGCGCGGGATCGCGATGATGAGCTCAGCCGGGCGCGCTACGCCTTCGACTGGAATCGCCAGTTCGAACTCTCCCTCGATCCGGAGCGGGCCCGCCAGTACCACGATGAGACCCTGCCTGCCGACATCTACAAGCAGGCGGAGTTCTGCTCCATGTGCGGACCCAAGCACTGCCCGATGCAGACCAAGATCACCGATGCCGACATTGAGGCGCTGGAAACGGTTCTGAAGCCGCAGGGAGCACAGGAGCTGGCCACCGTGAAGATGGACAAGCTCGATTGA
- the fabF gene encoding beta-ketoacyl-ACP synthase II — protein sequence MGEGFHRVVVTGLGAVTPIGNTVHAYWEGLTSGVSGGAPITLFDASAHACRFAAEVKGFDPTGVLEPKESKRWDRFCKFAVVAAKEALADAGLEISEANAHRVGVSIGSGVGGLLMMESQAHVLADRGPSRVSPFTVPMMIPNMAAGLTAIALGARGPSTACSTACAAGSNAIGDAFRLLQLGKADAMVCGGAESAITPLGVAGFASAKALSFRNDDPAGASRPFDAERDGFVIGEGSGILVLETLEHAEARQANVLAEVVGYGMTCDAHHITAPAPGGAGGAVAMRLALEDGGLEPEAIDYVNAHGTSTSANDTNETAAIKTTLGERARQVAISSTKSMTGHLLGGSGGIEAVACVLAMRHGVVPPTINLHTPDPSCDLDYVPNEARDLTLNAVLSNSFGFGGHNVCLAFRRMA from the coding sequence ATGGGGGAGGGCTTCCACCGCGTCGTGGTCACGGGCCTCGGGGCGGTCACACCGATCGGCAACACCGTCCACGCCTACTGGGAGGGCCTCACCTCAGGGGTGAGCGGTGGTGCGCCGATCACACTGTTCGATGCCTCGGCGCATGCCTGCCGCTTTGCCGCTGAGGTGAAGGGATTCGATCCCACGGGCGTGCTGGAGCCGAAGGAATCGAAGCGCTGGGACCGGTTCTGCAAGTTCGCGGTGGTGGCCGCCAAGGAGGCACTCGCCGATGCCGGGCTCGAGATCAGCGAGGCCAACGCCCATCGGGTCGGCGTCTCGATCGGTTCGGGCGTGGGCGGTCTTCTGATGATGGAGAGTCAGGCCCACGTGCTGGCGGACCGGGGCCCCTCGCGGGTGAGCCCGTTCACCGTGCCGATGATGATCCCCAACATGGCGGCCGGCCTCACCGCCATCGCTCTGGGGGCCAGGGGGCCCAGCACGGCCTGCTCCACCGCCTGCGCCGCCGGGTCGAACGCCATCGGCGACGCGTTCCGGCTGCTGCAGCTGGGCAAGGCCGATGCCATGGTCTGTGGTGGTGCCGAATCCGCCATCACCCCGCTGGGTGTGGCCGGCTTCGCGAGCGCCAAGGCCCTCTCCTTCCGCAATGACGACCCCGCCGGAGCGTCACGGCCCTTTGATGCCGAGCGGGATGGCTTCGTCATCGGCGAAGGTTCCGGCATTCTCGTGCTGGAGACGCTCGAGCACGCCGAAGCCCGCCAGGCCAACGTGCTGGCGGAGGTGGTGGGCTACGGCATGACCTGCGATGCCCACCACATCACCGCGCCCGCCCCGGGCGGAGCCGGAGGCGCCGTCGCCATGCGGCTGGCGCTGGAGGACGGCGGGCTGGAGCCGGAGGCGATCGACTACGTCAACGCCCACGGCACGAGCACCTCGGCCAACGACACCAACGAGACCGCAGCGATCAAGACCACCCTCGGCGAGCGGGCCCGGCAGGTGGCCATCAGCTCGACCAAGTCGATGACGGGCCACCTCCTCGGTGGCAGCGGCGGCATCGAAGCCGTGGCCTGCGTGCTCGCCATGCGCCACGGGGTGGTGCCACCCACGATCAACCTGCACACGCCGGATCCGAGCTGTGATCTGGATTACGTGCCCAATGAGGCCCGTGATCTGACATTGAACGCCGTTCTCTCCAACTCCTTCGGCTTCGGCGGCCACAACGTCTGTCTGGCGTTCCGTCGAATGGCCTGA
- the acpP gene encoding acyl carrier protein, whose product MSQEEILAKVSKIVAEQLSVDAGEVKPESNFQNDLGADSLDTVELVMALEEAFDIEIPDEAAEGIATVGDAVTYIESKQS is encoded by the coding sequence ATGTCCCAGGAAGAGATCCTCGCCAAGGTCAGCAAGATCGTCGCTGAGCAGCTGAGCGTCGATGCGGGCGAGGTGAAGCCTGAGTCCAACTTCCAGAACGATCTGGGCGCCGACTCCCTGGACACCGTTGAACTGGTGATGGCTCTGGAGGAGGCCTTTGATATCGAGATCCCCGATGAGGCCGCTGAGGGGATCGCCACCGTCGGCGACGCCGTCACCTACATCGAAAGCAAGCAATCCTGA